A single region of the Methylocystis echinoides genome encodes:
- a CDS encoding phasin family protein gives MTKSISGNSTEPADSALAGDSRGFARRGAENAANRVQSGLSDSAAGVGWRRSTVFGSATLGATVAMAVLAYYIVRKVRQQEKSLSPTGGLTVDDVRGREGHQIETMISATDRNTEWAFSIAAEAMEYWRQSLDDSYAFIEKLTRAQRLDGVIEVQSEFAGRAYSNILMRSFRVVDLCSKMTRRVLTCYLSVSGQKPKLQNVLEANPRVFQHNEKDEPDSRDMAK, from the coding sequence ATGACCAAATCTATCTCTGGAAATTCAACCGAGCCGGCCGACTCGGCTCTTGCGGGCGACTCGCGCGGGTTCGCACGGCGCGGGGCGGAAAATGCGGCGAATCGCGTTCAATCCGGTCTCTCCGATAGCGCAGCAGGGGTAGGCTGGAGGCGCTCGACTGTCTTCGGTTCGGCAACGCTCGGCGCTACAGTCGCGATGGCGGTACTCGCGTACTACATTGTCCGCAAAGTTCGCCAACAAGAAAAATCGCTTTCTCCGACTGGCGGCTTGACCGTCGACGATGTGAGAGGGCGCGAAGGTCACCAGATCGAAACCATGATCTCTGCGACCGACCGAAACACTGAATGGGCGTTCTCGATTGCAGCGGAAGCGATGGAATATTGGCGACAATCTTTAGACGATAGCTACGCATTTATAGAGAAGCTGACGCGTGCACAAAGGCTTGACGGCGTTATCGAGGTGCAGTCCGAGTTCGCAGGAAGGGCCTATAGTAATATCCTCATGCGCTCCTTCAGGGTCGTCGACCTCTGCTCGAAAATGACGAGAAGAGTGTTGACCTGTTACTTGAGCGTGAGCGGGCAAAAACCTAAATTGCAAAATGTTCTCGAGGCGAATCCACGGGTCTTTCAGCATAACGAAAAAGACGAACCGGATTCGCGGGACATGGCAAAGTAG
- a CDS encoding AI-2E family transporter: MRDIEDTAFLALILAVSVSFAWILWPFYGAVLWGTVTAIVFAPLYRRLLSSMQPRRNLAAIVTVMIIVLVVILPLTLIAAAMAQEASGAYEQLQSGDLDLVRLFRQGFDALPTWAADLMRRFGLTSLGEAQEKLSEEVIKGSQFFATKALGIGQGAVSLIVNLCVMLYLLFFLLRDEEALAYELRDAIPLRAEQKDALLRKFAVVIRATVKGDLLVAVLQGALGGLIFWILGVSAPLLWAALMAILSLVPAIGAALVWGPVAIYFLVSGAIWQGIALIVYGAFVIGLADNVLRPILVGKDTKMPNYVVLISTLGGIQMFGLNGFVMGPVIAAMFIAAWDIYSTTRQRTDKGT, translated from the coding sequence ATGCGCGACATTGAAGACACAGCCTTCCTGGCACTGATCTTGGCAGTATCGGTCTCCTTCGCTTGGATACTTTGGCCCTTCTACGGGGCCGTTCTCTGGGGCACCGTGACGGCAATTGTGTTCGCGCCCCTGTATCGCCGCCTGTTGAGTTCAATGCAGCCAAGACGCAACCTTGCCGCCATCGTGACGGTAATGATCATTGTATTGGTCGTTATCCTGCCATTGACATTGATTGCAGCGGCAATGGCTCAGGAGGCGTCCGGCGCCTATGAACAGCTTCAATCGGGAGATCTAGACCTCGTTCGCCTTTTTCGGCAAGGCTTCGACGCCTTGCCCACATGGGCCGCTGATCTCATGCGACGCTTTGGCCTCACCAGCCTTGGGGAAGCACAGGAAAAATTGTCCGAGGAAGTTATCAAGGGAAGCCAGTTTTTCGCGACAAAGGCGCTGGGAATTGGGCAGGGCGCGGTGAGCCTAATCGTAAATCTTTGCGTAATGCTCTACCTGTTGTTCTTCCTGCTACGTGACGAGGAGGCGCTCGCTTACGAACTCAGGGATGCGATCCCGCTCCGCGCTGAGCAGAAGGACGCACTCCTCCGCAAATTCGCTGTTGTCATTCGCGCTACAGTAAAAGGGGATCTGCTCGTGGCGGTCCTGCAAGGTGCGCTAGGCGGCCTCATTTTCTGGATCCTTGGAGTCAGCGCCCCACTGTTATGGGCAGCATTGATGGCGATTCTATCTCTAGTCCCAGCGATAGGCGCCGCCTTGGTATGGGGTCCGGTTGCGATCTATTTCCTGGTTTCGGGCGCAATTTGGCAGGGCATCGCTCTAATTGTTTACGGCGCGTTCGTGATCGGTCTGGCGGACAACGTTCTGCGTCCGATCTTGGTGGGAAAAGACACCAAGATGCCTAACTACGTTGTGCTGATCTCTACGTTAGGCGGCATTCAGATGTTCGGTCTCAACGGCTTTGTCATGGGGCCGGTGATCGCGGCGATGTTCATCGCCGCTTGGGACATCTATTCCACGACGAGGCAGAGAACGGACAAAGGAACTTGA
- a CDS encoding ATP-binding cassette domain-containing protein, protein MAHFVSRLDEEQSWSVVLSGGEQQQLGFAQVLMRPSDIIIMDEPTLALDDVIQTRLRYCSAKERLARPSSMPHVAIWQALLRPRKLAQGEACLESPLPSNALPSLRE, encoded by the coding sequence CTGGCTCATTTCGTTTCACGGCTGGACGAGGAGCAGAGCTGGTCGGTTGTGCTCTCCGGCGGCGAGCAGCAGCAGCTCGGCTTCGCGCAGGTGCTTATGAGGCCGTCCGACATCATCATCATGGACGAACCAACCTTGGCCCTCGACGACGTAATCCAGACTCGGTTGAGGTACTGCTCAGCGAAGGAGCGCCTAGCTCGACCATCGTCCATGCCGCACGTCGCAATCTGGCAAGCGCTTCTACGACCGAGAAAATTAGCTCAAGGCGAGGCCTGCCTCGAAAGCCCATTGCCGTCGAATGCACTGCCGAGCCTACGCGAATAG
- the istB gene encoding IS21-like element helper ATPase IstB, whose translation MSAMPSAVIDRVKRNLVGLRMPRALEILDVTLRGIERGETTALDALDILLTEELTLRENRRVRMALQMAHLSAVKTLAGFDFAFQPSLDKSRVMALAELQFIDRAEAVHLIGPPGTGKTHLSLALGVEAVKAGRSVYFASLADIIATLARAEREGTLREKIRYFCRFSLLIVDEIGYLPVTPGGGNLFFQLVNARYEKGAMILTSNRGFAEWGEIFGDPVVATALLDRLLHHAVVFQIEGSSYRLREHADLLPEHVRTKASIQPAPIPPTLRRRGRPPKNGGADQDIG comes from the coding sequence ATGAGCGCTATGCCCTCCGCCGTCATCGACCGCGTCAAACGGAATCTCGTCGGCCTGAGAATGCCGCGCGCCCTCGAAATCCTCGACGTCACCCTGCGCGGCATCGAGCGAGGCGAGACTACAGCGCTGGACGCGCTCGACATTCTGCTCACCGAGGAGCTTACCCTGCGCGAGAACCGCCGGGTCCGGATGGCGCTTCAGATGGCGCACCTGTCCGCCGTCAAGACGCTCGCCGGCTTCGACTTTGCCTTCCAGCCTTCGCTCGACAAGAGCCGCGTCATGGCGCTGGCTGAATTGCAGTTCATCGACCGCGCCGAAGCTGTCCATCTCATTGGACCGCCCGGCACGGGGAAAACCCATCTCAGCCTGGCGCTCGGGGTCGAAGCGGTCAAAGCCGGTCGCAGCGTCTACTTCGCCTCGCTTGCCGACATCATCGCGACGCTGGCCAGGGCCGAACGCGAAGGGACGCTGCGGGAGAAGATCCGTTACTTCTGCCGCTTCTCGCTGCTGATCGTGGACGAGATCGGCTATCTGCCCGTCACGCCGGGTGGCGGCAATCTCTTCTTCCAGCTCGTCAACGCCCGTTATGAAAAGGGCGCGATGATCCTCACCTCGAACCGCGGCTTTGCCGAATGGGGGGAGATCTTCGGCGATCCCGTCGTCGCCACGGCGCTGCTCGACCGCCTCCTGCACCACGCCGTCGTCTTCCAGATCGAAGGCTCGAGCTATCGCCTGCGCGAGCACGCCGACCTCTTGCCCGAACATGTTCGGACGAAAGCAAGCATCCAACCCGCGCCAATCCCGCCGACCCTGCGTCGTCGTGGGCGCCCGCCCAAAAACGGAGGCGCCGATCAAGACATCGGCTGA
- a CDS encoding LysM peptidoglycan-binding domain-containing protein, translated as MDIKVDGDKVTLGGSAFTAADVDKIALAVATAQGVARVENNIVSVNPNAEPKFYTVQRGDTLWKIAELHYGHGKGARYEEIFEANKSLLKDPDKIYPGQKLRIPAL; from the coding sequence ATCGATATTAAAGTCGACGGCGACAAGGTAACGCTCGGCGGTAGCGCCTTCACCGCGGCAGATGTGGATAAGATTGCTCTCGCCGTCGCCACCGCCCAGGGGGTGGCTAGGGTCGAGAACAACATTGTCTCTGTAAACCCCAACGCGGAACCCAAATTCTATACCGTGCAACGCGGTGATACGCTCTGGAAGATCGCCGAATTGCATTATGGCCACGGCAAGGGTGCTAGATACGAAGAGATATTCGAGGCGAATAAGTCGCTGCTGAAGGACCCCGATAAAATTTATCCGGGCCAAAAACTCCGCATCCCTGCGCTCTAG
- a CDS encoding GlsB/YeaQ/YmgE family stress response membrane protein, giving the protein MDQPLGILGTPDVGFFALLVIGGLAGWVAGMVTGVRHWLPTNVLVGVAGSWIGSQLADLLGIVVRGSLGHFIAALVGSILIITVWQRFNPEGRQGYSDRYP; this is encoded by the coding sequence ATGGACCAGCCGCTAGGAATTCTCGGAACACCCGACGTGGGATTTTTTGCTCTTCTTGTCATTGGCGGTTTAGCGGGCTGGGTAGCGGGGATGGTTACGGGGGTGCGTCACTGGCTACCGACGAACGTCCTTGTGGGGGTCGCAGGATCGTGGATCGGATCGCAGCTCGCAGACCTTTTGGGCATAGTGGTGCGGGGGTCGCTTGGGCATTTCATTGCAGCCCTCGTGGGCTCAATTTTGATTATCACTGTGTGGCAGCGATTCAATCCCGAGGGAAGACAAGGGTATTCGGATAGGTATCCCTGA
- a CDS encoding IS630 transposase-related protein, with translation MARAYSQDLRDRVIDAALKGLSARQAAARFEVGDATAIVWVRRARQTGERGARKQAQPRRCKLDPHRDSCFL, from the coding sequence ATGGCTCGGGCCTACAGCCAGGATTTGCGTGACCGGGTGATTGACGCCGCATTGAAGGGCCTTTCGGCGCGTCAGGCTGCGGCGCGTTTCGAGGTCGGCGACGCGACGGCAATTGTCTGGGTGCGCCGCGCCCGTCAGACCGGCGAGCGCGGGGCGCGCAAACAAGCACAACCGCGGCGCTGCAAGCTCGACCCGCACCGCGATTCCTGCTTTCTCTGA
- the istA gene encoding IS21 family transposase: protein MIKLGEIVMILELHRQRVSVSAIARQLGIDRKTVRKHIASGLAAPCYKARPPRERAIATFEPYLRERLAAFPALSGRRLWREIKGRGYAGGYTAVTDFLRELRPPRPKGFEVRFETPPGEQAQVDFARFDVEFLDEPGVKRIVWLFSMVLGHSRFIWARFVLHQDMQSVLRCHMAAFEALGGVPGEILYDRMKTAVIGEDPDGLVVYNRALLDLARHYGFQPRACKPYRAKTKGKVERPFRYIREDFFLGAAFRNLDDLNAQLRTWLDTVANPRVHATTRRVVNEAFAEEKASLQPLPSTPYQAVLRLERRASHEGMVSVGGNLYSVPDTTRRRVLDVHVFADAIRIFEDGALIAAHAPLEGRGEKPLDPAHRKMPSLAPRRRPPDASPPLVLRAGDHAARRPLAFYDAVGRRLAMQGGSR from the coding sequence GTGATCAAACTCGGGGAAATTGTCATGATCCTGGAATTGCATCGTCAGCGTGTCTCTGTGTCCGCTATCGCGCGCCAGCTCGGAATCGACAGGAAGACGGTCCGCAAGCACATCGCTTCGGGGCTGGCGGCGCCCTGCTACAAGGCCCGGCCGCCGCGCGAACGCGCGATCGCTACCTTCGAACCCTATCTACGGGAGCGCCTCGCCGCCTTTCCGGCGCTGAGCGGCCGCCGGTTGTGGCGAGAGATCAAGGGCCGCGGATATGCCGGCGGCTACACTGCAGTCACCGACTTCCTGCGCGAACTTCGGCCGCCGCGCCCGAAAGGCTTCGAGGTGCGCTTCGAGACGCCGCCCGGCGAACAGGCTCAGGTCGACTTCGCCCGCTTCGATGTCGAGTTCCTCGATGAGCCCGGCGTCAAGCGGATCGTCTGGCTCTTTTCCATGGTCCTGGGCCATTCCCGCTTCATCTGGGCGCGCTTCGTCCTGCACCAGGATATGCAGAGCGTCCTGCGCTGCCACATGGCCGCCTTCGAGGCGCTCGGCGGCGTTCCGGGCGAGATCCTTTACGATCGCATGAAGACCGCCGTCATCGGGGAAGACCCGGACGGCCTCGTCGTCTACAATCGCGCGCTGCTCGATCTGGCGCGCCATTACGGCTTTCAGCCGCGCGCCTGCAAGCCCTACCGCGCCAAGACGAAGGGCAAGGTGGAGCGGCCCTTTCGCTACATCCGGGAAGATTTTTTCCTGGGCGCCGCCTTCCGCAATCTCGACGATCTGAACGCCCAGCTTCGGACCTGGCTGGATACCGTAGCCAATCCGCGGGTCCACGCCACGACCAGGCGCGTCGTCAATGAGGCTTTCGCCGAGGAAAAGGCGTCGCTCCAGCCACTGCCGTCCACGCCCTATCAGGCGGTGCTGCGGTTAGAGCGGCGCGCGTCCCACGAAGGCATGGTGAGCGTGGGTGGCAATCTCTACAGCGTGCCGGACACGACGCGCCGACGCGTCCTCGATGTCCATGTCTTCGCCGACGCCATCCGCATCTTCGAAGATGGCGCATTGATCGCCGCCCATGCGCCGCTCGAGGGACGTGGCGAAAAACCTCTCGATCCGGCTCATCGCAAAATGCCGTCGCTAGCGCCACGCCGCCGACCACCCGACGCATCGCCGCCCCTCGTGCTGCGCGCCGGCGATCATGCCGCAAGGCGCCCGTTAGCCTTTTACGACGCGGTCGGCCGTCGCCTGGCCATGCAGGGAGGCTCGCGATGA
- a CDS encoding CHASE3 domain-containing protein, giving the protein MASIYAETRKRDAASWVRHTITVESSLHQFAATLRRVQSGERGYLLTQEEQYLEPYEAVAPQVQIQIDKLRDLLADAEAQQQAMDRLVPLVNERLQLLKWRTQAVREGRSAEALASFKTGHGRDLTDQAFKILDSILREEDALYQKRQQAYYAASEWLSVIFGFLFLSLAASALFIVLSSERHLYELEAANRKLQAANQKIQMAYDEVIEQARQRVKVESQLRQSQKLEALGQLAGGIAHDFNNLLSVILASLNIVRRKLRSGSHEIDGLIDSAEEGVNKAARLVRRLLAFSREQPLDPKVVNPNELIRGMSDILRRTLGSDVELEKQLADGLWETCIDSHELENALLNLVVNARDAMPGGGRLVIATENISIDENYAAQNPGLKPGEFVKVSVSDTGEGMPAEVVARAFDPFFTTKPVGKGTGLGLSQVHGFVRQSNGAVKVYSELGHGTSVAMLFPRFLGSFASSVSRENPDLPFGHPEEILLIVDDDPTARRLTVMAAKELGYNVLEADGGKAAIEILKGQPEIKLLVTDVVMPEMDGAQLTREAVFRRHDLRVLYMTGFPRAFLVRHNIQTENVLTKPFTLRQFAEAVRVALGRPPMSPP; this is encoded by the coding sequence ATGGCCTCGATATACGCAGAGACCCGAAAGCGGGACGCCGCCTCATGGGTGCGCCATACAATCACGGTAGAAAGTAGCCTTCATCAGTTCGCCGCAACGTTGCGAAGGGTTCAAAGCGGCGAGCGTGGCTACCTGCTAACGCAGGAGGAACAGTATCTCGAGCCCTATGAAGCGGTCGCCCCGCAAGTTCAGATACAGATAGACAAGCTGCGCGATCTCTTGGCGGACGCCGAAGCCCAGCAGCAGGCCATGGATCGTTTAGTTCCGCTCGTAAATGAGAGACTTCAGCTCCTTAAATGGCGGACGCAAGCAGTCAGAGAGGGTCGTAGTGCAGAAGCGCTCGCGTCCTTTAAGACCGGGCATGGGAGGGACCTGACGGATCAAGCCTTCAAAATCCTGGATAGCATTTTGCGCGAGGAGGATGCGCTTTATCAGAAAAGACAGCAAGCTTATTACGCCGCTTCAGAGTGGCTGAGCGTAATTTTTGGGTTCCTATTTCTCTCGTTAGCCGCATCTGCTTTATTTATCGTTCTTTCATCAGAGCGCCACCTCTATGAGCTCGAAGCTGCAAACCGGAAATTGCAGGCTGCCAATCAGAAAATACAGATGGCTTACGACGAGGTCATTGAACAGGCCCGGCAGCGAGTGAAAGTTGAATCCCAGTTGCGCCAGTCCCAAAAACTGGAGGCTCTAGGTCAGTTAGCGGGCGGCATTGCCCATGATTTCAATAATCTTCTATCGGTCATCTTGGCAAGTCTCAATATCGTGCGACGCAAGCTGAGGAGTGGAAGTCACGAGATCGACGGACTGATCGACTCGGCGGAGGAAGGAGTGAACAAGGCCGCTCGACTCGTGCGCAGACTACTTGCCTTTTCGCGGGAGCAGCCACTCGATCCCAAAGTCGTGAACCCGAACGAGCTCATCAGAGGAATGTCTGACATCCTGCGGAGAACTCTCGGCTCCGACGTTGAATTGGAGAAGCAGCTGGCGGATGGGCTGTGGGAGACGTGCATTGACTCGCATGAGCTCGAAAACGCCCTACTCAACCTTGTCGTCAACGCGCGCGACGCAATGCCGGGAGGCGGCCGTCTCGTCATCGCCACGGAGAATATTTCCATTGACGAAAATTACGCCGCGCAGAACCCTGGCTTGAAGCCGGGCGAATTTGTAAAGGTGTCGGTCTCAGACACTGGCGAAGGTATGCCGGCTGAGGTTGTGGCGCGGGCATTTGACCCGTTTTTTACCACAAAACCAGTCGGAAAAGGGACAGGTCTGGGGCTTTCCCAGGTCCACGGCTTTGTCAGACAATCCAACGGCGCCGTCAAAGTCTATTCCGAGCTCGGCCATGGAACGAGCGTTGCTATGTTGTTTCCGCGGTTTTTGGGCAGCTTCGCGTCGTCGGTCTCTCGCGAAAACCCCGACCTGCCGTTCGGTCATCCGGAGGAGATTCTGCTTATTGTCGATGACGATCCGACCGCGCGGCGGCTCACAGTAATGGCGGCCAAGGAACTCGGCTACAATGTCTTGGAGGCTGACGGCGGCAAGGCGGCGATTGAGATTTTGAAGGGGCAGCCGGAGATCAAGCTGCTGGTCACGGATGTCGTCATGCCGGAGATGGACGGGGCCCAGCTAACCAGGGAAGCCGTCTTCCGCCGGCACGACCTTCGGGTTTTATACATGACTGGCTTTCCGCGCGCCTTTCTCGTCAGGCACAACATACAGACCGAGAACGTTCTGACTAAACCCTTTACTCTGCGACAATTTGCAGAGGCCGTGCGTGTGGCTTTGGGGCGCCCGCCGATGTCTCCGCCCTGA